In Paroedura picta isolate Pp20150507F chromosome 1, Ppicta_v3.0, whole genome shotgun sequence, the following are encoded in one genomic region:
- the COQ3 gene encoding ubiquinone biosynthesis O-methyltransferase, mitochondrial, with protein MESWGRGWLSRARRLRVPCHETARIRQVCRRALSLRAALGDHCILSHQISQRGLFRKCKIPLTYSVHTSLAEAWGQISFRGQPYSTSHTTVDPKEMKKFQLLANKWWDEHGEYSALHSMNDIRVPFIRDVILNIRNDYPLGSPLSGMKILDIGCGGGLLTEPLGRLGASVTGIDPLEDNIRTAELHKSFDPVLAKRIQYKSCSLEDLVEETSEAFDIIVASEVVEHVANVEMFVRCCSEVLKPEGSIFITTINKSQLSYILGIVIAEKILGIVPAGTHEWEKFIAPEELERILESNGFLVKTVKGMLYNPLLGSWSWIGSTSINYALHAVKSCAQEQSGPCEPPLETDKAQLQTKAHIRSGC; from the exons CGGCGCGCCTTGAGCCTGCGCGCAGCGCTCG GTGATCATTGTATTCTGTCTCATCAAATATCTCAAAGAGGCTTGTTTAGGAAATGTAAGATTCCGCTAACATATAGTGTACATACCAGTTTGGCTGAAGCATGGGGCCAAAT ATCCTTCAGAGGCCAACCATACAGCACTTCTCATACAACAGTGGATCCGAAGGAGATGAAGAAATTCCAGCTCTTGGCAAACAAATGGTGGGATGAGCATGGAGAATATTCAGCCCTCCATTCCATGAATGATATTAGAGTTCCATTTATTcg AGATGTTATTCTCAATATAAGAAATGATTATCCTCTGGGAAGCCCTCTGTCTGGAATGAAAATCCTGGATATCGGTTGTGGCGGTGGACTGTTGACTGAG CCCCTAGGCAGGTTGGGAGCTTCAGTTACTGGCATTGATCCTTTGGAAGACAACATCAGAACAGCAGAACTGCATAAATCATTTGATCCAGTCCTAGCCAAGAGAATACAGTATAAATCCTGTTCACTAGAAGATCTTGTGGAAGAGACTTCAGAAGCCTTTGACATTATTGTAGCTTCTGAAGTAGTGGAACACGTGGCTAATGTGGAAATGTTTGTCAGGTGCTGCAGTGAAGTGTTAAAA cCGGAAGGTTCTATATTCATAACTACAATCAACAAATCACAGTTGTCATACATTCTGGGCATTGTGATTGCTGAGAAAATATTGGGCATTGTTCCGGCAGGCACCCATGAGTGGGAAAAATTCATAGCTCCTGAAGAGCTGGAGCGGATCCTAGAGTCAA ATGGTTTTTTAGTCAAGACAGTGAAAGGAATGTTGTACAACCCTCTCCTTGGATCCTGGAGCTGGATTGGAAGTACTAGCATTAACTATGCCCTCCATGCTGTGAAATCCTGTGCACAAGAGCAATCAGGTCCATGTGAACCACCCCTGGAGACAGACAAAGCGCAACTCCAAACCAAAGCTCATATCAGAAGTGGTTGTTGA